A window of Corallococcus macrosporus DSM 14697 contains these coding sequences:
- a CDS encoding YqiA/YcfP family alpha/beta fold hydrolase yields MSASTTSPSAVGPRWLYLHGFASGPDSKKGVAVARHYAEQGIAVERLNLRVPSLEQLRLSAMLDTVLAAMGGPEERVVLLGSSLGGLTAARVAEQDARVCALVLLAPAFRVVPQLRRRMGDAAWRHWETSGWIETDDFVTQRKVRIHSGFIADAEGVDARTGGWPDVRVPTLIIHGRQDDTCDVRTSRQWAEGKRHVRMVEVDDGHELTASLPTILEETEVFLQPWGARAARAQSSMP; encoded by the coding sequence ATGAGCGCCTCGACGACATCGCCCTCCGCCGTGGGGCCACGCTGGCTGTATCTGCACGGCTTCGCCTCGGGTCCGGATTCGAAGAAGGGCGTGGCCGTGGCCCGGCACTACGCCGAGCAGGGCATCGCGGTGGAGCGGCTGAACCTGCGCGTCCCGTCCCTGGAGCAGCTCCGGCTGAGCGCCATGCTGGACACGGTGCTGGCGGCGATGGGCGGCCCCGAGGAGCGGGTGGTGCTGCTGGGCTCCAGCCTGGGGGGACTCACGGCGGCCCGGGTGGCGGAGCAGGACGCCCGCGTGTGCGCGCTGGTGCTGCTGGCGCCCGCCTTCCGCGTCGTCCCGCAGCTCCGCAGGCGGATGGGGGACGCGGCGTGGCGACACTGGGAGACGTCGGGCTGGATTGAGACGGACGACTTCGTGACCCAGCGCAAGGTGCGCATCCACTCGGGCTTCATCGCCGACGCGGAGGGGGTGGACGCGCGCACGGGGGGCTGGCCCGACGTGCGGGTGCCGACGCTCATCATCCACGGCCGGCAGGATGACACCTGCGACGTGCGCACCTCGCGCCAGTGGGCGGAGGGCAAGCGCCACGTCCGGATGGTGGAGGTGGACGATGGCCACGAGCTCACGGCGTCACTGCCGACGATTCTGGAGGAGACCGAGGTGTTCCTCCAGCCCTGGGGCGCCCGGGCCGCGCGCGCTCAGAGTTCGATGCCGTAG